Proteins found in one Ptychodera flava strain L36383 chromosome 16, AS_Pfla_20210202, whole genome shotgun sequence genomic segment:
- the LOC139114490 gene encoding uncharacterized protein has product MAATKFCIENEVASAERESTRKKAETEDSTVEDVAVRERKAITFFCHNNDKGWVEETTEKLGDQFAYQRGDADFIGGVPIPDNILRLIRECDTIVLVLSPDFLNSQLCRYEAQLTVSEHLFREQKLVIPVLLRGDAIPDFISPWPHLDVEDIEFWEKFMDELTRGDLDQADNCKSLQRFYVRREQDQFNGKMVLKVGSRGHGCGEGYDYDSIFDALYKKGIRIDNENREKVKKAMEEVGFNSCICCINCCTSICTLIVVVMLFCLALLFMLNFWFTTANLADKLQNTYFTTALLIFTSIGFILLFLYIKYSTDSMNC; this is encoded by the exons ATGGCCGCCACTAAATTCTGCATCGAGAATGAGGTTGCTTCAGCGGAAAGGGAAAGTACCAGGAAAAAAG CAGAAACGGAAGATTCGACTGTAGAAGACGTCGCTGTCCGTGAGCGAAAAGCTATCACCTTTTTCTGCCATAACAATGACAAGGGCTGGGTGgaagaaacaactgaaaagCTTGGCGATCAGTTCGCTTACCAACGTGGCGACGCAGATTTCATAGGCGGCGTACCGATTCCAGACAACATTCTGCGGCTGATTCGAGAATGCGACACGATAGTTCTGGTGTTGTCACCAGATTTCCTGAACAGCCAATTATGTAGATACGAGGCACAACTTACCGTGAGTGAACATTTGTTCAGAGAGCAGAAGTTGGTAATTCCAGTGTTGCTAAGGGGTGATGCCATTCCGGACTTCATCTCTCCTTGGCCTCACCTCGATGTTGAAGACATAGAGTTTTGGGAGAAGTTTATGGACGAACTGACACGAG GTGACCTTGACCAGGCAGACAATTGCAAATCATTACAAAGATTCTATGTGAGACGAGAACAAG ACCAGTTTAACGGGAAAATGGTTCTAAAAGTGGGGTCTCGAGGTCACGGCTGTGGAGAGGGGTATGACTATGATTCCATATTCGATGCGTTATACAAAAAGGGAATACGG ATAGACAATGAAAACCGCGAGAAAGTAAAGAAAGCAATGGAAGAGGTCGGATTCAACAGTTGCATTTGTTGCATCAACTGCTGCACTTCAATATGCACTCTGATCGTTGTAGTGATGCTGTTCTGCCTTGCTTTACTTTTCATGTTAAATTTCTGGTTCACTACTGCCAATCTTGCCGACAAACTGCAGAACACTTACTTCACAACCGCTTTGTTGATATTTACTTCTATTGGAtttatacttttatttttgtatataaaATATTCGACGGACTCTATGAACTG CTAA